A section of the Castanea sativa cultivar Marrone di Chiusa Pesio chromosome 12, ASM4071231v1 genome encodes:
- the LOC142620662 gene encoding receptor-like protein 6, with amino-acid sequence MHPLCHAAERSALLQFKESFIINNSTCRFVRHYLPPVASWTLENSSCCSWDGVYCDKKSGHVIGLELINNCLYGSINSSSSLFQLVHLQLLDLSYNNFNFSQIPSSIGSLSKLQYLRLSNSFFAGQIPSEISQLSKLSSLDLSCNSHPSTCFLLGSLSFDPSSKRLLELKRPHFESLVQNLTNLEELVLPLVNIPYPVPNLLANMSSLSYLMLTSCGLLGELPTNIFQLPNAEFLHLVQNPGLTGNFPDFNRTSHLKYLFVMGTGMSGEIPASIGNLDSLEYLALSLNNFSGLVPPSIGNLSKLTVMALAGPIPSSISRLKNLMNLDLSFNNLSGTMELDSLHVLKNLTTLGLSFNKLSLLGKINSSASFPNLTMLSLASCNLSEFPQYLQNLDKLIYLDLSFNNIRGLVPQWFLETSKETLLILDLSHNFLTGFDQSPLVLPWYTLEILKIDSNRIQGSLPVPPLSTVSYIISNNSLTGEIPPLICNQTLLQVLDLSKNNLSGQIPECMGSLSNSLSILNLGSNNFHGTIPRTWTLGCKLRMINLGHNKLKGLIPRSMSKCAMLEILDLGHNQINDTFPFWLGTLPELKILILRYNKFHGAIESPYFKSTFPKLRIIDLSYNGLVGNLPSEYFNSCSSMKIIDEEQLAYLQADISFDMGLTEKLPDFLSFPMMAREYYDYSIIVKNKGLRTEYAKIIAVFALLDFSGNKFEGEVPESIGTLKGLIALDLSNNLLSGHIPSAMGNLTQLESLDLSLNKLSGVIPQQLAQLNFLSFFNVSYNNFTGPIPRGNQFDTFLNNSFEGNSGLCGNQLSRKCEGPKAFLPPLSASTDNQELGSSMEFDWEIVVIGYGSGFIIGVVIGHIVITRKHDWFLKNFGIRQPKASKGKKK; translated from the exons ATGCATCCATTGTGTCACGCAGCCGAGAGGTCTGCCTTGTTGCAATTCAAGGAAAGCTTTATCATCAACAATTCCACCTGTAGATTTGTCCGTCATTATCTTCCGCCAGTTGCATCATGGACCCTTGAAAATAGCAGTTGTTGCTCATGGGACGGGGTTTATTGTGACAAGAAAAGTGGTCATGTGATTGGCCTTGAACTCATCAACAATTGCCTCTATGGTTCCATCAACTCTAGCAGCAGCCTATTCCAACTTGTTCACCTTCAACTACTTGATCTCAGCTACAATAACTTCAACTTCTCTCAAATCCCATCTAGCATAGGCAGTCTTTCAAAACTTCAATATCTCAGACTCTCCAATTCCTTCTTTGCTGGTCAAATTCCATCGGAAATTTCACAGTTATCCAAATTGTCTTCCCTTGATCTATCCTGCAACTCTCATCCATCTACCTGCTTTCTTTTGGGTTCGTTGAGTTTTGATCCATCTTCTAAACGGTTGTTGGAACTCAAAAGGCCTCATTTTGAAAGCCTAGTACAAAACTTAACTAACCTAGAAGAATTGGTCCTCCCTTTGGTAAACATACCTTACCCTGTGCCAAATTTATTGGCAAATATGTCATCGTTGTCCTATCTCATGCTCACCAGCTGTGGATTGCTTGGGGAACTTCCGACTAATATTTTCCAGCTACCAAATGCAGAATTTTTACATTTGGTGCAGAATCCAGGTCTTACCGGTAACTTTCCTGACTTCAATCGGACTAGTCACCTTAAGTATTTGTTTGTTATGGGAACGGGAATGTCTGGTGAGATACCTGCTTCAATCGGAAACCTTGATTCCTTGGAGTATTTGGCTCTCAGTTTAAACAATTTCTCAGGGTTGGTTCCGCCATCAATAGGTAACCTTTCCAAGCTTACTGTTATGGCGCTTGCAG GTCCAATTCCAAGCTCAATATCTAGACTCAAGAATCTTATGAATCTTGACCTTTCTTTCAATAATTTGAGTGGTACAATGGAGCTGGACTCGTTGCAtgtgttaaaaaatttaacaaccCTCGGTCTATCATTCAACAAACTATCTTTGCTAGGCAAAATCAATTCCAGTGCTTCTTTTCCGAACTTAACGATGTTGAGTTTGGCTTCATGCAATCTAAGTGAGTTCCCACAATATTTACAAAATCTGGATAAGTTGATATACTTAGACCTGTCTTTTAACAATATCCGTGGCCTTGTGCCCCAATGGTTTTtggaaacaagtaaagaaaccCTGTTAATTTTGGACCTCTCTCACAACTTTCTGACTGGCTTTGATCAATCTCCTCTTGTTCTTCCATGGTATACTTTggaaattctaaaaattgattcaaATAGGATCCAAGGATCACTCCCAGTTCCACCATTATCTACCGTGTCTTATATAATCTCAAACAATTCACTGACAGGAGAAATCCCACCATTGATTTGCAATCAAACTTTGCTTCAAGTTCTTGATTTGTCTAAGAACAACTTAAGTGGCCAAATTCCAGAATGTATGGGAAGCTTGAGCAATTCTCTCTCAATACTGAATTTAGGAAGCAACAACTTTCATGGCACCATTCCTCGAACTTGGACACTTGGGTGTAAATTAAGGATGATTAACTTGGGCCATAACAAATTGAAGGGGCTGATCCCAAGATCAATGTCAAAGTGTGCAATGCTGGAGATTCTTGATCTCGGACACAATCAAATAAATGATACTTTCCCGTTTTGGTTGGGGACTCTTCCTGAATTGAAGATTCTCATTCTGCGATATAATAAATTCCATGGTGCCATTGAAAGTCCTTACTTCAAGTCTACCTTCCCTAAGTTGCGCATCATTGATCTGTCTTATAATGGTCTTGTTGGTAATTTGCCTTCTGAGTACTTCAATAGCTGCAGTTCAATGAAAATTATAGATGAAGAGCAATTGGCTTACTTGCAAGCAGACATCAGTTTTGATATGGGGCTGACTGAGAAGCTGCCTGATTTTTTAAGTTTCCCAATGATGGCGCGTGAGTATTATGACTACTCAATAATAGTTAAGAACAAAGGTTTGAGGACAGAATATGCCAAGATCATAGCAGTCTTTGCGCTCTTGGACTTCTCAGGTAACAAATTTGAAGGTGAGGTTCCAGAATCCATTGGGACGTTGAAGGGGCTTATTGCACTCGACCTTTCCAACAACTTACTCTCAGGTCACATCCCATCAGCCATGGGAAACCTAACACAACTAGAGTCCTTAGACCTTTCTTTAAACAAACTCTCAGGAGTGATCCCTCAGCAACTAGCACAACTCAATTTCCTTTCATTCTTTAATGTGTCTTATAACAACTTCACCGGACCTATACCGAGAGGGAACCAATTTGATACCTTCCTAAACAATTCATTTGAAGGAAATTCAGGATTATGTGGAAACCAATTATCAAGAAAATGTGAAGGTCCTAAAGCCTTTTTACCACCTCTTTCAGCCTCCACAGATAATCAGGAATTGGGATCTTCAATGGAATTTGATTGGGAAATTGTTGTGATAGGGTATGGAAGCGGTTTTATAATTGGAGTGGTTATTGGACACATAGTGATCACTAGGAAACATGATTGGTTTTTGAAGAATTTTGGAATTAGGCAACCAAAAGccagcaaaggaaaaaaaaagtag
- the LOC142620663 gene encoding receptor like protein 27-like, protein MSSLSFLMLTSCGLLGELPTNIFQLPNAEFLHLVQNPGLTGNFPDFNRTSHLKYLFVMGTGMSGEIPASIGNLDSLEYLALSLNNFSGLVPPSLGNLSKLTVMALAGNSFRGNLPSFANLNHLASLDLGFNGFAGPIPFNLMNLTRLTSLHLESNKFQGQIPSSKSRLKNLLNLDLSFNNLSGTMELDSLHVSKNLAFLSLSFNKLSLLGKINSSASFPNLMTLGLASCNLSKETLQNLDLSHNFLTGFDQSPLVLPWSSLLTLKIDSNRIQGSLPVPPLSTVSYIISNNSLTGEIPPLICNQTLLQVLDFSKNNLSGQIPECLGNLSNSLSILNLGSNNFHGTIPRTWTHGSKLRMINLGQNKLKGLIPRSMSKCAMLEILDLGHNQINDTFPFWLGTPPELKILILRYNKFHVAIESPIFNLPSEYFNSFNSMKITDAEQLAYLQADISFDMGLTNKLPAYLSFPMMVREYYDYSIIVKNKGLRTEYPKIIAVLALLDFSGNRFEGEVPESIGALKGLIALDLSNNLLSGHIPSAMGNLTQLESLDLSLNELSGEIPQQLAQLNFLSFFNASYNNFTRPKRKLQRSRGQ, encoded by the exons ATGTCATCGTTGTCCTTTCTCATGCTCACCAGCTGTGGATTGCTTGGGGAACTTCCGACTAATATTTTCCAGCTACCAAATGCAGAATTTTTACATTTGGTGCAGAATCCAGGTCTTACCGGTAACTTTCCTGACTTCAATCGGACTAGTCACCTTAAGTATTTGTTTGTTATGGGAACGGGAATGTCTGGTGAGATACCTGCTTCAATCGGAAACCTTGATTCCTTGGAGTATTTGGCTCTCAGTTTAAACAATTTCTCAGGGTTGGTTCCGCCTTCACTAGGTAACCTTTCCAAGCTTACTGTTATGGCGCTTGCAGGTAATTCTTTTAGGGGCAATTTACCTTCTTTTGCTAATTTGAACCATCTTGCTTCCTTGGATCTAGGCTTTAATGGTTTTGCTGGTCCAATCCCATTTAACCTTATGAACCTGACCAGATTAACTTCACTGCACCTGGAATCCAATAAGTTTCAAGGTCAAATTCCAAGCTCAAAATCTAGACTCAAGAATCTTCTAAATCTTGACCTTTCTTTCAATAATTTGAGTGGTACAATGGAGCTAGACTCGTTGCATGtgtcaaaaaatttagcattccTCAGTCTATCATTCAACAAACTGTCTTTGCTAGGAAAAATCAATTCCAGTGCTTCTTTTCCGAACTTAATGACGTTGGGTTTGGCTTCATGCAATCTAA GTAAAGAAACCCTGCAGAATTTGGACCTCTCTCACAACTTTCTAACAGGCTTTGATCAATCTCCTCTTGTTCTTCCATGGTCTAGTTTGTTAACTCTGAAAATTGATTCAAATAGGATCCAAGGATCACTCCCAGTTCCACCATTGTCTACCGTGTCTTATATAATATCAAACAATTCACTGACAGGAGAAATCCCACCATTGATTTGCAATCAAACTTTGCTTCAAGTTCTTGATTTTTCTAAGAACAACTTAAGTGGCCAAATTCCAGAATGTTTGGGAAACTTGAGCAATTCTCTGTCAATACTGAATTTAGGAAGCAACAACTTTCATGGCACCATTCCTCGAACTTGGACACATGGGAGTAAATTAAGGATGATTAACTTGGGCCAAAACAAATTGAAGGGGCTGATCCCAAGATCAATGTCAAAGTGTGCAATGCTGGAGATTCTTGACCTCGGACACAATCAAATTAATGATACTTTCCCGTTTTGGTTGGGGACTCCTCCTGAATTGAAGATTCTCATTTTACGATATAATAAATTCCATGTTGCCATTGAAAGTCCTATCTTCAA TTTGCCTTCTGAGTACTTCAATAGCTTCAATTCCATGAAAATTACGGATGCAGAGCAATTGGCTTACTTGCAAGCAGACATCAGTTTCGATATGGGGCTAACTAACAAGCTGCCTGCTTATTTAAGTTTCCCAATGATGGTGCGTGAGTATTATGACTACTCAATAATAGTTAAGAACAAAGGTTTGAGGACAGAATACCCGAAGATCATAGCAGTCCTTGCGCTCTTGGACTTCTCAGGTAACAGATTTGAAGGTGAGGTTCCAGAATCCATTGGGGCGTTGAAGGGGCTTATTGCACTCGACCTTTCCAACAACTTACTCTCAGGTCACATCCCATCAGCCATGGGAAACCTAACACAACTAGAGTCCTTAGACCTTTCTCTAAACGAACTCTCAGGAGAGATCCCTCAGCAACTAGCACAACTCAATTTCCTTTCATTCTTTAATGCGTCTTATAACAACTTCACCAGACCTAAGAGAAAACTTCAAAGAAGCAGAGGTCAGTGA